The following DNA comes from Erigeron canadensis isolate Cc75 chromosome 3, C_canadensis_v1, whole genome shotgun sequence.
agcAAGTCAAATATGATCACCAATATTGCATTATTCTAATAAATACAGTTTACATATTTGAGAAacatttaagaaaaatataagGATAGGAAGATACTCTCTAGCAGCATTTGATTTGGCATATTTCCGTGTAGGCTACCTTTTATATACCCGTTTGACCCATCaaagataaaacataacaaaatcaACCCACTCATAAGTATATTGGTTGAAAATGCCACCTcaagaatgaatgaatgaataactGGTCTGAATATGTACCTTCAGGTTCCATTCGAAGCCAATCTTGCCCACAAATCAAAGCTTGTCGAATATCAGAATCAACATATCTCAAATGCTTATCAACTACTCTACCACCTGTGCTAAATGACAGCTCCCGTGTAAGCGTCGACACAGGAACCCCCAGAATATCACGTGCCATCATAGACAAGATTGGGTACCTCGGTGTGTGAACTTTCCAccaattcaatatattaaaatcaGAATTTCTTGGAAATACAGGTTCCTCTAAATACTTGTCAAGATCCGAAACCCCGCTTTGGTGGTTTGAACTTTCATGAAGGAACTTGTCAAAGCCCCTCAAACGGTCTCGGGCCACATTACTAGTACCAGCTAAACCGCTGCCAACCTGATTCGCTTCGTCATCAAGTGAACCTGGGTCTATAGTATACTCGTTAAAAAGCTCTCGGATGCCCTCAGAAACATCCCGGATATGATCGGGAGCATCAGCATCATAAATCTGATTATAGTAATACTCTACAAGTTTCATCTTGAATCTTGGATCCAAGATAGCTGCTATTGCTAACCCTAACCCGCATTTATCCCAATACTTATCGAACTTGATCTTCATTTTGGTTGCAAGGGAGCTAATAAATTCATCTGGATTTTTGCAGTAATCAATCAACTGGATATGAACATCACATATTTCTGGGAAATATATGTTAGCAGTAGGATATTTGCTATTTGAATGGGTAAAAACGTTTGTAACCTCGAAAAGAAGTTTCATAAAAGAAGTAACTGAACTCGCCCATTGCcattcttcatcagataaagaGATTGTGTAGGCAGAATCATGCTCTTGAAGTACATCAAATGCATTCCTGTATTCTAAAGCTGTTTCAAGCATAAGATATGTTGAGTTCCATCTCCATGGATTATCAAGAGATAAACGCTTTTCAGTGGTAATTCCAACCTGTTGAGCAAACTCGTCAAATTTCCCTTGTGTCACtgataaacttttaacatatctaACACTTTCCCGAATCTTTTGTGTCAAGTCTTTAAGTGATTCCATAGAATCGTGAATCAGGGATTTCACAAGATGTGAAGCACATCTCATGTCGAATAATTCACCGTTCTTCAAAAGGGGGCGATTTTGAGATAGCCAACTTTTAGTTCTCGAGGCGATATCATCGTAACTGAAACAATCATCTAGTGTCATAGAGAATAACTTCCGGTCGACATCCCAATCCATCAAACACTTAATAACCAAATCCGATAATGCGTCCTCTGTTTGAGAGGAATCTAAAGTCAAGAAATTTAATACTTTCCTCTGCAACCTCCAATTGTCGTCAATGTAATTTGCGGTCAAACACAGGAAGTCGACATTCTCTGGTGAAGACCACATACCAACAGCCAGACCTATTCTGCCATGTAAATTCCGTATGATGTCAAACACCTTTTGTCTTTCTTTTGCATAGATAGTCAAACAGTCAGACTCGATAACACCTGTGGTCATAACTTCAAACATGGGTTGAAGATTCTTAACGAATATTTTGAATCCCAAATGTTCTACCATAGCCGGTGGATAATCATGTAACATGATCATACGGGCCAAGTCAAGCCGACTTCGTTCTTGGTCAAACTT
Coding sequences within:
- the LOC122593643 gene encoding zinc finger BED domain-containing protein RICESLEEPER 1-like, encoding MMEIQTETPVKKPKRLTSVVWNHFERVRKAEGCYAVCVHCQKKLSGSSNSGTTHLRNHLMRCLKRSNFDVSQILAAKRKRKEDPVPIANVSYDEVQRKEENIMPIAYKFDQDSKIEEAVNFGSVKFDQERSRLDLARMIMLHDYPPAMVEHLGFKIFVKNLQPMFEVMTTGVIESDCLTIYAKERQKVFDIIRNLHGRIGLAVGMWSSPENVDFLCLTANYIDDNWRLQRKVLNFLTLDSSQTEDALSDLVIKCLMDWDVDRKLFSMTLDDCFSYDDIASRTKSWLSQNRPLLKNGELFDMRCASHLVKSLIHDSMESLKDLTQKIRESVRYVKSLSVTQGKFDEFAQQVGITTEKRLSLDNPWRWNSTYLMLETALEYRNAFDVLQEHDSAYTISLSDEEWQWASSVTSFMKLLFEVTNVFTHSNSKYPTANIYFPEICDVHIQLIDYCKNPDEFISSLATKMKIKFDKYWDKCGLGLAIAAILDPRFKMKLVEYYYNQIYDADAPDHIRDVSEGIRELFNEYTIDPGSLDDEANQVGSGLAGTSNVARDRLRGFDKFLHESSNHQSGVSDLDKYLEEPVFPRNSDFNILNWWKVHTPRYPILSMMARDILGVPVSTLTRELSFSTGGRVVDKHLRYVDSDIRQALICGQDWLRMEPEDTISAALSVVPLAIELS